One segment of Salvelinus fontinalis isolate EN_2023a chromosome 12, ASM2944872v1, whole genome shotgun sequence DNA contains the following:
- the LOC129866807 gene encoding NADH dehydrogenase [ubiquinone] 1 alpha subcomplex subunit 9, mitochondrial-like — MAAAVLVSRPASVLPRFSRSCFPVVLSAIPLTVQQRKVHHAVIPRGKGGRSSSSGVAATVFGATGFLGRYVVNRLGRMGSQIVIPHRCDQYDLMYLRPMGDLGQIIFMEWDARNKDSIREALAHSNVVINLVGREWETKNYPFEDTYVSIPQQIAKATREAGITKLIHVSHLNADIRSPSKYLRNKAVGEMAVREEFPDAIIMKPSEMFGREDRFFNHFANMRWFGSAVPLISMGKKTVKQPVHVVDVAKAIINAIKDPDANGKTYALVGPNRYLLHDLVEYVYAVAHRPFVPYPLPRPLYHLVASFFAMNPFEPWTTPDKVDRFHTTDMKYPGLPGLEDLGIVPASVEQKAIEVLRRHRRFRFLEAELADTKPAKTVNY; from the exons ATGGCGGCTGCTGTGCTCGTTAGCCGTCCTGCGAGTGTCCTTCCCAGGTTTTCTA GATCCTGCTTCCCTGTGGTGCTGTCAGCCATCCCTTTGACAGTCCAGCAGAGGAAGGTCCACCATGCTGTCATCCCCAGAGGGAAAGGGGGGCGCTCCTCCTCCAGTGGGGTAGCAGCCACAGTCTTCGGAGCCACCGGCTTCCTGGGCAGATATGTTGTCAACCGCCTGG GTCGTATGGGTTCTCAGATTGTAATTCCTCACCGGTGTGACCAGTATGACCTCATGTACCTCAGGCCCATGGGGGATCTCGGCCAGATCATCTTTATG GAGTGGGATGCCAGGAACAAGGATTCTATCAGAGAAGCCTTGGCGCACTCCAATGTGGTTATCAACTTGGTGGGACGAGAGTGGGAGACGAA GAACTATCCCTTTGAGGACACCTATGTGAGCATCCCTCAGCAGATTGCCAAGGCCACCAGGGAGGCAGGCATCACAAAGCTGATCCACGTATCTCACCTCAACGCTGACATCCGCAGCCCCTCCAAATACCTTAGGAACAAG GCAGTAGGTGAGATGGCTGTGAGAGAAGAATTCCCTGATGCCATCATCATGAAGCCCTCTGAGATGTTTGGAAGGGAAGACAGATTCTTCAACCATTTTGCCA ACATGCGTTGGTTTGGGAGTGCTGTGCCTCTTATCTCCATGGGAAAGAAGACCGTGAAGCAGCCTGTTCAT GTGGTGGATGTGGCAAAGGCTATCATCAACGCCATCAAAGACCCTGATGCTAATGGAAAGACATATGCACTAGTCGG ACCTAACCGTTATCTCCTTCATGATCTGGTGGAGTATGTATATGCTGTGGCACACAGGCCCTTTGTGCCCTACCCACTCCCACGCCCTCTCTATCA TCTTGTTGCAAGTTTCTTTGCAATGAACCCATTCGAGCCTTGGACAACTCCTGACAAAGTAGATCGG TTCCACACCACAGATATGAAGTATCCAGGGCTTCCTGGCTTGGAGGACCTGGGCATCGTCCCTGCCTCCGTAGAGCAGAAGGCCATTGAGGTCCTGCGTCGCCACCGCCGCTTCCGCTTCCTGGAGGCTGAGCTGGCCGATACCAAGCCAGCCAAGACCGTTAACTATTGA